The segment CGGCCTCGATCACCGCATCCCAGATCTTCAGCGCGTCCGCCCTGGCACAAAAGATTTCATAACCCAGTTCCCCCGTATAGCCCGAACGCGACAGCATGAAGGGGGCGCCATCGCGATCATGCAGGCGTGCGACCGTCACGCCAAACCATTTCAGGTGGTCCAACGCCGGGACGGTGGGCTGGGTAAAGACGATCTTGCGCAGCAAATCGCGCGAATGTGGGCCTTGCACGGCCAGATTGGGCATCGCGCCGCCCAGATGATGAATGCGGACCTGCAGACCCATCTGCTGCGCCAAGGCTTCCAGCAACCGTCCGCTTTCCTCCGATCCGCAGCACCAGCGGAACAGATCGGGACCAAGCCGGAACAGCGTGCCATCATCGACGACGGTGCCCGCGGCATCGCACATCAAGGTATAAGAACCGCGCCAGACGGCCAGCTTCGCGACATTGCGCGTCGTCGCCTGCTGCAACAGCGTTTCGGCATCGGGGCCGATGATGTCATATTTGCGCAGTCCGCTCATGTCCTGAACGGTCACGGCATTGCGGCAGGCCCAATATTCGCCGATCGTTCCCTGCGCGGCAAAGCTGACCGGAACCCAGAGATCGCGCGCCGGCGCAAAATGCTGTGTCAGCGGCGCCAGCCGGTCGTGAAAGGCCGAATTCTGGCTGATGGACATGGGGGCGTCTTCCTTTTCGCGATAGGCCACGGCACGGCGGATCGGAGTTTCGGGCCGATAGATGCGCACATGCACGTCGGTGGGGTTCCAGCCATTGATCGGATCGATGTCATCCGGGCAGGCAGTCGAAACACAGACCAGATCTTCCATCGCCTGCATGGCAACGTAATCGCCGGGGCGGGAATGGGATTCCTCGGTCATGATGTGATGCGTGCCGGGATCGATCCAGGTGTTCCAGAAGAAGTTGATCGCCGGCCAGGCCGCGCGACGGGCAACGCCATAGGGTGCCAGAACTTCGGATATGTTGTCCGAGCAGTTGACGTGCCCCGGGAAGCCGCGCTCCTCATAGCCGCGCGCCGTGCAGGCCAGCCCGAAGGTGTCATGACGTCCGCAGGTGTCCTGAACGACCTTCAGCAGCGGGGTCATGTCGCGGTCATAGAACTTGTCCAGCAATCCCGGCCCCGGATAGGCTCGCCGCACCATCGAGCGCGTCACGGTGCCGTCGATCATCAGTTCCTCGCCGCGATGCAGGCCATCGGCGCGAAATGCCGTGAAATCCGAACATTGCTGCCCCTCGACATCGATGATCTGCAGGAATTCGCCCTTTTTCAGCTCATAGGCCATGGCGGTGGCGCGCGGCAAGGTGAACTCATCACGGGTATCGCCCAGCAGGGGGGGCAGAAGCGGATCATTTCCGGATGCGGGTTGCAATGTCAGGTGGACCTGTCCCGTCAGATCGCCCGTGACCAGCGCAGCAGGCGTGACAGGCCGGAAGATCACCGGGGGTGCCGCCCTGCCCCGCGATCCAGCCGATCAGCGCATCGGCATCGCAATCGGCAATCTGCAGCGTGCCATGGGCGGCAAGGCCAAGGCTGTCCAACGCGGGCTGCCCGCCGGGACCAAAGGCGACGATCTGGGCCGTCACTCCGGCCGTCAAGGACAGGGAAAGCAGATCGCCGGGGCGCATGTCATGCATCAGGCCCTGCCGTGGAGCGATCCGGTGCAAGAGGGCTTCGCCGCGCTTGGCAAAGCCCGGAAAGGCCCGGCCAGCGGATCTGAAACCCATGTTGTCGAATTCGCGCAGCACTTCGTAACGAGACATCAACCGATCCGATCTTGCCAATGTAACTAGTTACATGATTGTTGAAACCAGTTACATCTGTCAATATATTTAGAGCGGACTGGCGCAACAAGACTGGCATCAGGCGATTGACAGGCAGGAAACAATGGGAAAATCGGGGCATCGGAAACGCGCGAACCTACGTGATGTCGCGACCGCTGCCGGTGTTTCGGTTGCCACGGTATCACGCGTTCTGAACAGCCCCCATACCGTCGCCGAGCAAACCCGCGAGCGTGTTGACGAGGCGATTCGCAGCCTGCAATGGGTGCCCAGTGCCGCAGCCCGGGCGATCAATTCCGGGCGGACACGCTTCGTCGGGGCCCTGGTCCCGACGTTGGATCACGACATCTTCGCCCGCGTCCTTGCCGGTCTGGAGCGGCAACTGGCCTGCCGCAGGCTTTCGCTGGTCGTCGCGACGACCGATGGCGACCCGCAGATCGAAACCAGCAAGGCCAAGGGGCTGATCGACATTGGTGCAGAAGGGTTGATCATCTCGGGCAAATCCCATGCTGCCGACCTTTACAGCCTGATCGAGAGAACGCGCCTGCCGACGGTGGCGACCTCTTGCTATGATCCGGATTATGCCCTGCCGACCATCGGCTATGACAACGCCAGGGCCGCCTGCGCGGCATTGGCCCATCTGGCGGAACTCGGGCATCGGCGCATCGCGGTTCTGCATGGACCCAAGGCCAACAATGACCGCACGCGCGCGCGGATCGCGGGGCTGACCGCGCAGCGTGGCGAATGCGATTTGACGTTTCTCGAGGTGCCGCTGTCAACGGCCGGCGGCTGCGAGGCGGTTCGCCATGTCCTGAAATCCGCGCGGCAGGCCACTGCCCTTCTTTGCCTGTCCGATGTTCTGGCCGCAGGGGCGATGTTCGAACTGCAGCGTCAGGGCATCACCATGCCAGAGCGAATGTCCGTCATGGGCATTGACGACCTGCCCGATTCAGCCTGCCTCTATCCCGCCCTGACGACCATTCACCTGCCCGTGTCCCGCATGGGTCGACATGCTGCGGATGCAATTGCATCCTGGGTGGAAACCGAGGAAGAGCCCGCCAGCCTGCTGCTGGATTTCAACCTTGTCGTCAGGGGATCGACGACAAGGCCCCGTGAACCTGAAACCTGAGCCGTCGCGGCATCTTTCCCGTGGCTCGGCAACGACAACTGGCACGGCAAGGCGGGTCTGTCGCAAAGATGCTGCAACCGCCTGTCAGCAAAACCGCCCCATTGGGTAAAATGCCGTTGTTTTACTGATCTCATGATCAGCCCCATTCTGTTGCGAATATCGAATTCGCGAAGAAAAGGGCGGCGTGGCAGATGAAGATCGGATTTATCGGACTTGGCAATGTCGGCGGCAAGCTTGCCGGCAGTTTGCTGCGCAATGGCTTCGACCTGACGGTCCATGATCTGGACGCGGATCTCGTGGCGACATTCGTGCAGCGCGGGGCGAAATCGACGACCGGCCCCCTTGCGATGATGCAGGATTGCGATGCGGTCATCACCTGCCTGCCCTCGCCCGCGGCCTCGGCCGAGGTGGTCGAGGGCATGCTGCCTGCCGTTGATGGTTCGAAGATCTGGATGGAAATGTCCACCACGGATGAGTCCGAGGTCAAGCGGCTGGCCGAGCTGATCAAGGCGCGGGGCGGCGCTGCGATGGAATGTCCCGTCTCGGGCGGCTGTCATCGTGCGGATACAGGCAATATCTCGATCTTCGCCGGCTGTGACCGGGCCACCTTCGAACGGATGCTGCCGACATTGACGACGCTTGGCCGCCGGGTGCTGCATACCGGCGAGATCGGCACGGCCTCGGTCCTGAAGGTGATGACCAATTACCTGGCAACGGCCAATCTGCTGACCTGCTGCGAAGCACTGGTGACCATGAAGGCCGCGGGCGTCGACATGAACACCACCTATGAAGCGATGAAGATTTCCTCGGGCACGTCATTCGTGCATGAAACCGAAAGCCAGCTGATCCTGAACGGTTCGCGTGATGTCTCATTCACCATGGATCTGGTGAAGAAGGACATAGGATTGTTTCAGAAGATCGCCGATCAGACAGGCGTCCCGCTGGAGATCAGCCCGCTGATGGTGCAGATCCTTGACGACGGCATCGCCCGTTTCGGGGAACGCGAGCTTTCCCCCAACATCATCCGGCGGCTGGAGGAAGCAACCGGGCTGGACATCCGGGCCCCCGGATTCCCCGCAGAACTGACCGATGATGAGCCCGAGGAACCGGGATATGAGGTCATCCCGACCGGGCTTTCCGCACCCATGATGGCAGCAGGATGAGCGGGGCAATGACAAGCGGGAACCTGACCCATTGGGCCGAACGCGCCGATCTGGCGGCGACCTTTCGTTGGGCCGCGCGCCTTGGCATGCATGAGGCGGTGGCCAACCATTTCAGCCTGGCGGTGAATGACCGTGGTACCGAATTCCTGATCAACCCGAACCAGATGCATTTTTCGCGCATCAAGGCTTCGGACCTGCTGCTGCTGGACGCCGATGACCCGGCGGCGCTGCAGGCGCCCAACGCCCCCGATCCCACCGCATGGGGCCTGCATGCCGCCGTGCATCGCAACTGTCCCCATGCGCGTTGTGTCATGCATACCCATTCGATCTGGTCCACGGTCCTGGCCTGCCTGGCCGACAGCAGGCTGCCACCGATCGACCAGAACACGGCAACCTTCTATGACCGCTATGTCATCGACGATGCCTTCGGCGGCCTGGCATTCGAAGAAGAAGGGTTGCGATGCGCCGACTTGCTGTCCGACCCCGCGAAGAAGGTGATGATCATGGGCAACCATGGCGTGCTGGTCATCGGCGATAGCGTCGCGGACAGCTGGAACCGTCTGTTCTATTTCGAACGCGCCGCCGAGACCTATATCCGTGCGCTGCAGACCGGACAGAAACTGCGGATCATTCCTCACGACATTGCCGAGAAGACCGCGCAGGAACTGGAAGAATACCCCGGTCAGGCCGAGGCCCATCTGGCCGAACTGCGCGCAATTCTGGACGAGGAAAACGACAATTACGCCTGCTAGGCCCCTTTGCACGGGATGATATCGCCATGAGCAACATAACCTTTGACCTTCGCGACAACGGCATGATCGTCGGCCTGCCCGAGGGAGAGACCTATTTCAACTATTACTGGCTGCGCGATGCTTGCCAGAGCAGCATCGACCCCCAGACCCGCGAAAGGGTGTTCGATGTCACCCAGATGAAATCTCCGCCGCGCGCCATTTCGGCGATGGTCCGGGATGATGTTCTGGTGATCGACTGGCGTGACGAGGCGCAACCCTCGCATGTGCCCATGTCCCTGCTGACCGAAGTGGCCGCCAATGGTCGCGCCGCCGATCCGGCCGCCCTGCCGCGCAAACTGTGGTACAGCGACCATCTGCCCCGCATCACCCGCGTCGAACAGAACGCCGTCCTGAACAGCGACGAAGGTCGCGCCCGGTTGACGCGCGCCCTGATCGAGGATGGCATCGCCATCGTGACCGGCATGGACAAGACGACCGAGGCCCTGCCGCGTCTGGTCAATTCCATCGGCCCGGTTACCCCATCGGCCGAAGGCCTGTTTTTCGACGTCCGGGTCGAGATCGCGCCCACGAATCTGGCCTTCACCGCTGGCCCGCTGGAGATGCATACCGACCTGCCGGGCGAGGAAAACGCGCCCGGCGTGCAGTTCCTGCACTGCCTGGAGAATACGGTCGAAGGCGGACTGTCGCTGTTCCTTGACGGTGCCGCCGTGGCCGAGGCCCTGCGCGCCGAGGATCCCGAGGCGTTTGCCCTGCTGGCCAGTCACGAGATCCCCTTCTTCTATCGTCATGACAATTGGGACTATCGCGCCCATCAGCGCGTGATCGAGACCGATCCGGATGGCGAGGTGACCGGCGTCACCATTTCCCAGCATCTGCAGGACAATATGGACCTGCCCCAGGATTTGCTGGACGTCTATTACCCGGCTTTCGTCAAGTTCATCCGCATGATGCAGGAAGACCGTTTCACCCTGCGCTTCCGGTCTCAGGCGGGCAACTGCGTGGTGTTTGACAACCATCGCATCGTTCATGGCCGCGAAGGCTATGTCGCCGACAGCGGCAGCCGCCATCTGCGCGGATGTTATACGGATCGTGGCGCGCTGCGATCCACCTATCGCGTCCTGATGCAGAAGGGTGTGGCCGATATCAGCCCACCCGCCAGTGCTCTGGCGTGATCAGGTGGCGCGGGGCCGCCCCGCGCCTTTCCTGCAGGGTCAGTTCGCGAATGGCGGGCAGACTTTCATCTCCAGATAGTCTTCCAGCCCGGCACGTCCTCCCTCGCGGCCATTGCCCGACTGTTTGAACCCGCCAAAGGGCGAACCATAGCCCGCATCGCGGCCGTTGACATGAATGCCCCCGGCGCGCAGGCGCCGCGCAACGCGGCGGGCACGGATTTCATCGCCGGTTTGCACATAGGCGGCCAGCCCATAGTCGGTGTCATTGGCCAGGGCGATGGCCTCCTCCTCGGTATCAAAAGGGGTGATGACAAGGACCGGGCCAAAGATCTCCTCGCGCCAGATCGCCATTTCCGGGGTGACATCGCAAAAGATCGTCGGACGTACGAACCAGCCGCTTTGCAGATGTGGCGGCAGATCGCCGGGCCGCCCCGGCCCGCCTGCCAACAGGCGCGCGCCGCCGTCGATTCCCTTGCGGATCATCTTCTGCACGCGCTCATACTGGATTCCATCGAACAGCGGCCCGATATGGTCGCCCTCTTCGGCCGGATCTCCCACCTCTTGCGCCTCGGCTGCCTGACGGGCGATCTGCAGCGCCCGGTCATAGACGCTGCGTTCGACCAGCATTCGCGTGGGGGCATCGCAGCTTTGCCCGGTGTTGTAGAAGCAGCCCGCCACGCCTTCGCGAATGCGGGTCTCGAGATCACAATCGGCAAAGATCAGATTGGGCGATTTCCCCCCAAGTTCCAGCGTGACGCGCTTGACGGTATCAGCGGCGTCCCGCGACACGGCGCTGCCCGCCCTGGTCGAGCCGGTAAAGGACATCATCGCCACATCCGGATGGCGCGACAGGGCGGCACCCACGGTCGGCCCGTCGCCATGGACAAGGTTGAACACTCCTGCGGGAAAACCGGCCTGATCGATCATCTCGGCATAGATCTGCGCCGACAGCGGCGTATGCTCCGAAGGTTTCAGCACGCAGGTCGCCCCCGTCGCAAGGGCCGGAATGACCTTCAGCGCGATCTGGTTGACGGGCCAGTTCCACGGCGTGATCAGCCCGCAGACGCCAATCGGCTCGCGCGACAGCAGGTCGCCATTGGACAGGGTTTCCTCTTCCTCCAGTTCCTCCAGCGCCTCGATGAATGCCAGCAGATGGCCAAGCCCCGCATCGGCCTGAACATCGCGCGACATCGTGGCGGGCGCGCCCATTTCCATGGTGATTGCCCGCGCCAGGTCATCCAGACGCTCGCGCGTCACCTCGGCCAGACGGCGCAGCAACGCCAGACGTTCGGCCTTGGATGTCATGCCATAGCTGTCAAAGGCGACCCTGGCCGCCGCCACCGCGCGATCGACATCGGCGCCATTGCCTAGCGTCAGCACCCCGATCTGCGCATTGGTTGCAGGCGTCAGGATCGGCATGGTCGTGGCGGACCGGGGCGTGACCCATTGTCCGTCGATATAGAATTTGTCGATGGTGATCATCTCGATATCCTTCCGGGGGTCACATGGGTCTGGGCCATGTCCAGATGCAATTCGTCGCTGTCATAGGTCATCGAGGCAATGGCCTCATCGTCCAGTTCCAGCCCCAGACCGGGCTGGGTCGAGGGAATGATATAGCCATCCTCCCACTCGATCCCGCCCTTGACGCCCTGCATGCAGGGGCCGTCGAATGTGCCGATGCTTTCAAGGATCAGGAAATTCGGCGAGCAGGCCGCAATCTGGATATTCGCCGCCGCCACGATGGGCCCGCAATACAGATGCGGCGCAATCTGGGCCTGACGGGTTTCGGCCATTCCGGCGATCTTCTTGGCCTCCAGCAGGCCACCGACCCGGCCGAGGTTCATCTGCAGGATCGAGGCCGCGCCATATTCCAGAAGCCGTGCGAATTCATGTTTCGTGCAAAGCCGCTCGCCCGCCGCCACGGGGACCGAGGTGAAAGCCGCGACCTGCGCCATATCTGCAGGGTTTTCCGGCGGCACGGGTTCCTCGAACCACAGCGGGTCATAGGGTTCGATCGCGCGGGCCAGCCGCTTGGCACCCGAGACGGTGAACTGGCCATGGGTGCCGAACAGCAGATCGGCGCGATCCCCGACGGCATCGCGGATCTGGCGGCAGAATTCGACGCTGCGGGTGATATCCTCGCGCCGGGGCTGATGGCCGTCAAAGATGGTGAAGGGCCCGGCCGGATCGAATTTCAGCGCCGTGAACCCCTGATCAACCATGCTGACGGCGATTTCGGCAGCGATGGAGGCATCATTATAGGCATTCGGCCGGTCGGGGTCGGGATAGACGTCGCCCTGCGCCGGATAAATATAGGAATAGCTGCGCAGCCGGTCATGGACGCGCCCGCCCAGAAGCTCATGCACCGGCCGGTCGGCGGCCTTGCCGATGATGTCCCAGCAGGCCATCTCCAGTCCGCTGAAGGTTCCCATCACGCTGACATCGGGGCGCTGGGTAAAGCCCGCGCCATAGACCTTGCGGAACAGCAGTTCGATGCGGGCGGGGTCAGCCCCCTCGAAATGCCGGGCAAACATGTCGCGGGCCATGGCGCAGCAGGTCTGGGGACCGAAGGTGGCATTATAGATCTCGCCCACGCCGGTGATGCCGCAGGCGGTGGTCAGGCGGACAAAGATGAAATAGCGCCCCCCGTGACGCGGCGGTGGATTGGCAACGATGAAGGTTTCAAGTTTTTCAAGGCGCATGAATGTTCTTTCCTGGCTTGGAATGTGATCAGCCTGCGTCCTGCAGGATCATCTCGGCGGCCCGCATCGCCAACATCATGGTCGGGGCATTGGTATTGCCCGAGGTGATATTGGGAAAGGCCGAGGCATCAACCACCCGCAACCCCGGCACGCCATGCACCTGCAGCCGCGCGTTCACGACGGAATCTCCGGCATCATTTCCCATGCGGCAGGTGCAGCTTGGATGATAGACGGTGGCGGCGCGATCGCGAAAGTCCTGCAACAGTGCCGCGTCATCCATGGCCGCGAATGAGGCTCGTTTCGGGGCGCGCGTCACGGATTTCATCTCGGGCGTTTGCGCCAGCGCGCGGATGACGCGACCGGCCCGGATGGCGGCCTTGCGATCCTGTTCGGTCGCCAGCGAATTGGGCCTGATTGCCGGAGCATCGCGATGATCGGGCGAGCGAATGCAGACCGATCCGCGACTGCTGGGGCGACAGACCTGTGCCGAGATCAGATAGCCGCCGTTCCGGTCCATCTCGATTCCGCCTTCGGATGTGATCCGGTAGGAGGCCGGGTTGCAGAACAGCTGCAAATCCGGCGCCGCCACATCCGGCCCCGAGCGGACAAAGCCGCCAACCTGATTGACCGGCACCGACAGCGGGCCGCGCCGGGTCAGGACATAGCGCAGCCCGGCCCGCAACCGTCCCAGCCGATTGCCCAGGATGTTGTTCAGGGTTTCCCTGTTCGCGGTGAACTGATGGGTGATCGCCAGATGGTCCTGCAGCCCCTGCCCGACCTGGGGCAAATCATGACGCAGCGGAATGCCCCGCGATTTCAGCAAGCGTGCCGGACCTATGCCCGACAGTTGCAGGATCTGCGGCGAATTGATCGCACCCGCGCTGAGGATGACCTCCCTGCGGGCGGTGACCCGCCGGCTTCTGCCGTGTTGTTCAAAGCTCAGCCCGACGACCTTCGGGCCATTGAACTCCAGCCGGGAGACATGGGCATGGGTGATTACCCGCAGGGTCGACCGCTTCATTGCGGGGCGCAGAAAGGCATCCGCTGCCGACCAGCGCCGCCCGCGGCGCACATTGCTGCGGTAATAGCCCAGGCCCTCGCCGCCCTCGCGGTTCATGTCATCCATCACGTCAAATCCGGCCTGCCGGGCTGCCGTCAGGAAGCGGGCACTGAAAGGGTGCATCTGGTCTGACAGATCCTGCACCCAGACAGGGCCTCCCGCTGTCGCGCGACCCGCTGCCTCATGACCCGAGGGCGTCTCCATCGCGTCATAGATCCGCTGCACGGCGGGCCAGCCCCAGCCATCTGCGCCGGCCGCCACCCAATCCTCGAAATCGCGGGCCTGTCCGCGCACATAGGCCATGGCATTGATCGAACTGGACCCGCCGATCACCCGCCCGCGCGGCCAATAGCTGCTGCGCCCCGACAGGCCCTCATCGGCCTCGGTGTGATAGCCCCAGTTCAGAGCAGGATTGGCATAGTTGATCGCATAGCCGATGGGAATCTTGATCCAGAAACGGGCATCGCTGCCCCCGGCCTCCAGCAGCAGAACGCTGAAACGGCCATTGCGCGTCAGCCGGTCGGCCAGAACACAGCCTGCGGAACCCGCCCCGACGAGGATAAAGTCATAGTCATCTTCCGGCATCTTTGCGGCCCGCCCGGCTGTTGTCCTGTGCTGAACAATCAGTCAGCCCGCGTTCCGAATGACAAGCAATGGCTTTGACCGCTTTGACCCCATCTGAATTTGTGCAAAGCGATTTGCCTTGGCGGCCGATAGCCGTCACCATGGGACGAAAGACAGATGGATCCTCATGCGTCGTTTGCCCCATGTCACCTGGCTGCGTTCATTCGAAGCCGCCGCCCGCCACAGCTCTTTCAGCGCGGCTGCGGATGAGTTGAACCTGACCCCCGCTGCAGTCAGCCAGCAAATCCGCCTGCTGGAACAACATCTGGACATGCAGTTGTTCAAACGGCTGGCCAAGGGCGTCGAACTGACCGACATGGGGCAGGCCTATGCCCTGCCGATCCGCAAATCCTTCCTGACCATGCAGACCGCCACCGACGGGCTGTTTGGCAAGAAGCGCAAATCGATCATCCGGGTGCGGGCCTCGATCTCTTTTGCCGCGCTGCTGCTGGCCCCGCGCCTGAATGCCTTTCGCCAGCAGCATCCCGACATCGAGATCGAACTTTCGACCACCGTCTGGGCAGACCGAATGAGCGACGCCAGCATCGATCTGGACATTCGTTATGGGGATGGCGACTGGCCGGAGCACAATATCCATCGCCTGCAGGTCGCTGCGGCCACGATCATCTGCCATCCTGACTATGCCGCGACACTGGGCGACATGCCCTCGGCCGCGATCCTGACGGCGGCCGACATCGTGCAGGTCGTCGGCTCGGAAACGGACTGGGACCGCCTGTTCGAACATTGTGGCTTTGACCAGCCGCGTCCCGATCACTGGATGAAGGCGGATTCATCGCTGATCGCCCTGCAGATCCTGCGGGCCGGCCATGGCTGTTCCATCATCAGCCGCAGCTTCGCCCGACAGGATCTGCAGAGCGGCACATTGGTCGCACCCTATCCGGTCGAGATCCCGATGGGTGAAAGCTTTTTTCTGGTCGAACGCAACGATATGGGCCCGCGCGGCGATATCGAGGTCTTCATCGAATGGCTTTGTGGTCAACATCTGTAGATGTCGTTTTCGGATCGCAACGCCGGTGCGGGCCCATCAATGGCTGCCCTGGCCCCAGGCCGCGTGGCGCGCCCGGCGCAGCAATCCTGCCAGCAGCGCCAATCCGGCCAGATCGACCAGCAGCACCAGTCCCAGCAGACCCGGAAGCCCCAGGCCCGATGTGACCCAGGCCGCCACGGTCGGGGCCGCGCCCATCATCAGCAGCCCGATCATCGCGATCATGCCAAGGCGCCGGGCAAAGCCTGCGCCGGGCAGCCAATGTGCCGCAAGCAGCGGGCGCAGAATCGTATGCATCCCGTAACAGCCGCCCTGAACGATCAGCGCCAGAAGCGCGATCTTCAGCCCGCCTCCCGCAAACAGCAGCAGGGGCGGCACAAGCATGACCGAAAACAGCCATAGCGCGGCCCGTTCCGGGGACAGCCAGCCCTGCACCCTTTCCCACAACAACCGTCCGGCGATCTGCGCCGGGCCCAGCACCATCGGCAGCAACAGCGCCCCCGACAAACCGCGCGCATCTGCCAGTTGCGCGGGCAGTTGGAACAGCAGTGCCGCATGGCCCAGCATCAACAGCGCAAATGCCGTCCCAAGGGCGAATGTCCGCGCAGCCGGCACCCTGACGGGAACCGCGGCGGGCGCACTGTGCTGCGCGCCCTCGCCTCGTGGATCAGAGGGCAGGATCGCCGTTGCGAACAGCGCCATGACGGCAAGAACCATCATGATCCAACGCCACCCCAACCCGGTCGAGGCCAGAACACCGACCAGCGGAAAGGTCAGCAATGTGGCAAATCCGGCAATCAGCGTGATCAGCGTGATCGGGCGGCGTGCTTCGGCTCCGAAACGACGGATCATCAGGCTGAAGCAGGGATCATAGAGCGTCATCGCCATGGGTGCGCCCAGCAGGACCAGCGCCATGGTGAACAGCCAGACATTTGCCGCCCAGGCCGCAAGCATCAACAGCCCGGCCCCGCAAAATCCGGCAAGGCGCATGGCCGGTCCCGCAGCGCCCCGGTCCACGACCATTCCGGCAAGCGGAGACAGCAGCGCCCAAGCCAGGACACCTGCACTCATTGCCCCCGAGACGGCGACGGACGACCATCCGCTTTGGGCCAGAAGATGCGGCAAGAGCGCCGGCATCAGGTAGTAGAAGGCCGACCAGAACAGCAGTTGCGCCACCGCGTGACGCAGCACGAAGACACGATCCGCGCGCAAGTGATCCATGCAGTCCCCGGAAACGGGGTCGTCGCCAACAGCCACCAGATTCCTCCCTCTGCGTGTTAGCTGTCACGATCTGTCGTTGCCTGTCAAAGCATCTTTTGCCGGGTCCGGATGACTTGCGGCTTCCCTGCCCGCCTGCCACAGGCATTTGTGCGCGGCCTCCGGCAGGCAGACCGGAATCCTGCCTCTGCGTCCCATCGGGTGGCAGCGCGATCACTCCTTGCGCCGGATGGTTCCGACCAGTTCGGTCGCGGCTGTCAGCGTGTTGTAGATGGTCCCGTATTTCTGCAGGTTCCGGTGCAACAGATCCAGCCTCTGATCGCTTTCATCCGTATCGACGGTGATTTCATAGTCGATACGGATGATCTTGGGCGGGCTGTCCTGACGCCGCGCATGCAGGCTGATATCCATGCCGCGCAGATTGAAATCCAGCATCGGCAGGACCCGCTCGGTGCCCTTCAACATGCAGGCAGCAAGGCTTGCCAGCAACAGTTCCGCCGGGTTGAACGCGTCATCGCGCCCCTGCATGTCCGTATCCAGCACGATCCGCGCGCCCTTGGTGCCGGCCTCGGAGCCGTGATGGTCGATCCGCCGTGCGGTGACATTGTATTCCAGCATCTCGCCGCCTTTCC is part of the Paracoccus seriniphilus genome and harbors:
- a CDS encoding LacI family DNA-binding transcriptional regulator, with amino-acid sequence MGKSGHRKRANLRDVATAAGVSVATVSRVLNSPHTVAEQTRERVDEAIRSLQWVPSAAARAINSGRTRFVGALVPTLDHDIFARVLAGLERQLACRRLSLVVATTDGDPQIETSKAKGLIDIGAEGLIISGKSHAADLYSLIERTRLPTVATSCYDPDYALPTIGYDNARAACAALAHLAELGHRRIAVLHGPKANNDRTRARIAGLTAQRGECDLTFLEVPLSTAGGCEAVRHVLKSARQATALLCLSDVLAAGAMFELQRQGITMPERMSVMGIDDLPDSACLYPALTTIHLPVSRMGRHAADAIASWVETEEEPASLLLDFNLVVRGSTTRPREPET
- a CDS encoding NAD(P)-dependent oxidoreductase, producing MKIGFIGLGNVGGKLAGSLLRNGFDLTVHDLDADLVATFVQRGAKSTTGPLAMMQDCDAVITCLPSPAASAEVVEGMLPAVDGSKIWMEMSTTDESEVKRLAELIKARGGAAMECPVSGGCHRADTGNISIFAGCDRATFERMLPTLTTLGRRVLHTGEIGTASVLKVMTNYLATANLLTCCEALVTMKAAGVDMNTTYEAMKISSGTSFVHETESQLILNGSRDVSFTMDLVKKDIGLFQKIADQTGVPLEISPLMVQILDDGIARFGERELSPNIIRRLEEATGLDIRAPGFPAELTDDEPEEPGYEVIPTGLSAPMMAAG
- a CDS encoding class II aldolase/adducin family protein is translated as MTSGNLTHWAERADLAATFRWAARLGMHEAVANHFSLAVNDRGTEFLINPNQMHFSRIKASDLLLLDADDPAALQAPNAPDPTAWGLHAAVHRNCPHARCVMHTHSIWSTVLACLADSRLPPIDQNTATFYDRYVIDDAFGGLAFEEEGLRCADLLSDPAKKVMIMGNHGVLVIGDSVADSWNRLFYFERAAETYIRALQTGQKLRIIPHDIAEKTAQELEEYPGQAEAHLAELRAILDEENDNYAC
- a CDS encoding TauD/TfdA family dioxygenase; translated protein: MSNITFDLRDNGMIVGLPEGETYFNYYWLRDACQSSIDPQTRERVFDVTQMKSPPRAISAMVRDDVLVIDWRDEAQPSHVPMSLLTEVAANGRAADPAALPRKLWYSDHLPRITRVEQNAVLNSDEGRARLTRALIEDGIAIVTGMDKTTEALPRLVNSIGPVTPSAEGLFFDVRVEIAPTNLAFTAGPLEMHTDLPGEENAPGVQFLHCLENTVEGGLSLFLDGAAVAEALRAEDPEAFALLASHEIPFFYRHDNWDYRAHQRVIETDPDGEVTGVTISQHLQDNMDLPQDLLDVYYPAFVKFIRMMQEDRFTLRFRSQAGNCVVFDNHRIVHGREGYVADSGSRHLRGCYTDRGALRSTYRVLMQKGVADISPPASALA
- a CDS encoding DUF1989 domain-containing protein — protein: MIFRPVTPAALVTGDLTGQVHLTLQPASGNDPLLPPLLGDTRDEFTLPRATAMAYELKKGEFLQIIDVEGQQCSDFTAFRADGLHRGEELMIDGTVTRSMVRRAYPGPGLLDKFYDRDMTPLLKVVQDTCGRHDTFGLACTARGYEERGFPGHVNCSDNISEVLAPYGVARRAAWPAINFFWNTWIDPGTHHIMTEESHSRPGDYVAMQAMEDLVCVSTACPDDIDPINGWNPTDVHVRIYRPETPIRRAVAYREKEDAPMSISQNSAFHDRLAPLTQHFAPARDLWVPVSFAAQGTIGEYWACRNAVTVQDMSGLRKYDIIGPDAETLLQQATTRNVAKLAVWRGSYTLMCDAAGTVVDDGTLFRLGPDLFRWCCGSEESGRLLEALAQQMGLQVRIHHLGGAMPNLAVQGPHSRDLLRKIVFTQPTVPALDHLKWFGVTVARLHDRDGAPFMLSRSGYTGELGYEIFCARADALKIWDAVIEAGEEFDIAPMGSDALSIIRIEAGLAAAGAEFAPGIDAFEAGLGFAVDMSKPDFTGKAALQRNAAAPRRLLKGLLLDCNDVPHHASPVHDGERQVGVVTSATRSPMLGHAIAIARIGVEHAQNGARLEIGQLDGRMKRLGATVTDIPFIDPQRKRARA
- a CDS encoding aldehyde dehydrogenase family protein: MITIDKFYIDGQWVTPRSATTMPILTPATNAQIGVLTLGNGADVDRAVAAARVAFDSYGMTSKAERLALLRRLAEVTRERLDDLARAITMEMGAPATMSRDVQADAGLGHLLAFIEALEELEEEETLSNGDLLSREPIGVCGLITPWNWPVNQIALKVIPALATGATCVLKPSEHTPLSAQIYAEMIDQAGFPAGVFNLVHGDGPTVGAALSRHPDVAMMSFTGSTRAGSAVSRDAADTVKRVTLELGGKSPNLIFADCDLETRIREGVAGCFYNTGQSCDAPTRMLVERSVYDRALQIARQAAEAQEVGDPAEEGDHIGPLFDGIQYERVQKMIRKGIDGGARLLAGGPGRPGDLPPHLQSGWFVRPTIFCDVTPEMAIWREEIFGPVLVITPFDTEEEAIALANDTDYGLAAYVQTGDEIRARRVARRLRAGGIHVNGRDAGYGSPFGGFKQSGNGREGGRAGLEDYLEMKVCPPFAN